In Stenotrophomonas lactitubi, the genomic window GGTGCCGGCTGCCGGCGTCGCTGCTGTCGGGCGTTCACTTACCGGGGTCGGCAGCGGACGGCTGGTGGCGGTCACCGGTGCGGTGCTGGCAACGCTCGCCGTCGCCGCAGGTGCGGCGGCCGCAACCGCCGGCACCGGCTTGCCTTCCAGTGCGGCCTGCGCGCGCTGCGCTTCGGCCTTGGCCCGGCGCTGGTCTTCGGCACGCGCGCTGGCGGCCAGTTCGGCGTCGGACATTTCAACTTCCTTGCCCGGCAGCAGGGTGTAGAAGTCGTACTGGGTGGCGGCCGGCTTTTCCGGTTCGGCCGGTTTCGGCGTGGCCGGCTGTGCGGCCGGCTGGGTGCCGACATCGCTTTCGCCATCGGCCACCGGCGCCGGCTGCGCGTTCGGGTTCGGCTGCGGACCGGCGCGCAGGAAGCCATCGCCCTCGCCCTTGAACAGGTTCGGCGCCGCCAGGAACACCACGGCGGCGATCGCCACGCCGGCAACCAGCCACACCCATCCGGGCGTGCCTTGGCTGCTGTTGCGCCGAGCCTGTGTCTTGCCGCGTCGTGCTGCCATGTCTACTGCGTCTCCTGAGACTTACATTTTTTCCGGGGCGGAAACGCCCAGGAGGTCGAGGCCGTTGGCCAGTACCTGGCGCGCTGCGCAGGCCAGGGTCAACTTGGCATTGCGATCGGTCGCGTCGTCCACCAGCACCGGCGTCCCGTGATACCACGTGTGGAAGGCGTGTGCCAATTCGCGCAGGTACTGCGCGACCAGGTGCGGCTCCAGCGCCACGCCGGCCGCTTCCACCACTTCCGGATAACGCGAGATCTCGTTCATCAGGGCCAGCGATGCGTCATCGTCCAGACGGCCCAGGTTGGACAGGCCAGTACCCTGTTCGTAGACCAGACCCTTCTCCTGCGCCTGGCGCAGCAGGCTGCACACGCGGGCATGGGCGTACTGCACGTAGAACACCGGGTTGTCGTTGCTCTGCTGGCGGGCCAGGTCGATGTCGAAGGTCAGCTGCGAATCGGGCTTGCGCGCGATCAGGAACCAGCGGGTGGCATCGCGGCCGGCTTCTTCGATCAGGTCGCGCAGGGTGAAGTAGCTGCCGGCACGCTTGGACAGCTTCACTTCCTCGCCGCCGCGCATGACGGTCACCATCTGGTGCAGCACGTATTCCGGCCAGCCCTGCGGGATGCCCACTTCCATGGCCTGCAGGCCGGCACGCACGCGCGCCAGCGAACCGTGGTGGTCAGCGCCCAGCTCGGTGATCGCGCGCTCGTAGCCGCGCTGCCACTTCGACAGGTGGTAGGCCACGTCCGGCACGAAGTAGGTGAAGGTGCCGTCGGACTTGCGCATCACGCGGTCCTTGTCGTCACCGAAGTCGGTGCTGCGCAGCCACAGCGCGCCGCCTTCTTCATAGGTATGGCCGGACGCCTGCAGCTTGGCCACCGCCTCGGCCACCTTGCCGTCGGCGTACAGCGAGCTTTCCAGGAAGTAGATGTCGAAATCCACGCCGAACGCGGCCAGGTCCAGGTTCTGCTCGTTGCGCAGGTAGGCCACGGCGAAGCGACGGATCGCCTGCATGTCGTCCGGGTCCTTGGCGCCAACCACGAGGGTGCCTTCCAGGTCGACGCTGGCGCCGGACATGTAGGCGCGCGCCACGTCGGCGATGTAGTCGCCGCGATAGCCGCCTTCCGGCCAGCCTTCCTGGTCCGGAACGATGCCTTTCACCCGGGCCTGGGTCGACAGCGCCAGGTTCTCGATCTGCACGCCGGCATCGTTGTAGTAGAACTCGCGCTTGGCGTTCCAGCCGTTGGCATCGAGCACGCGTGCCACGCAGTCGCCGATGGCCGCAGCGCGGCCGTGGCCGACATGCAGGGGACCGGTCGGGTTGGCCGACACATACTCCACGCCCACCGTGCGGCCATTGCCGGACAGGTTGCGGCCGTAATCGGCGCCTTCCTTGATCACGGTGACGGCTTCACGCTGGTACGCGGCCGGTGCCAGGTGGAAATTGATGAAACCGGGGCCGGCGATCTCGACCTTGCTGACGTCTTCGCTGCGCGGCAGCGCCTCGACCAGCGCCTGCGCCACTGCGCGCGGATTGCTGCGCGCGGCTTTGGCCAGCAGCATCGCGGCGTTGGTGGCGAAGTCGCCATGGTCGCGGGTCTTCGGGCGCTCGACCACGAAGTCCGGCGGCAGGGAGTCGACGGGCAGGGTGCCATTGGCGCGCAAGGCTTCGATGCCTTGGCTGATCAGGGCGCGGAGGAGATTTTTCACGAGGCCTGCTGTGAGAATGAGCGGCGGAATCGCCCATTTTAGCGCAGATGCCGGCCCCAACGCTGACCGGGGCCTGCCTGCCAAGGCAGGCGTGGCCGCCTGCTGCCGCGGGGATCATCCGACCAGACGGGCCTGAAGCGGCGGTAGGAGACCCCGTTCAGCAAACGAAACGGGACGCCCCTCGCCCACCACGAAGTGGTCCAGCAGGCGGATGTCGACCAGGGCGAGGGCCCGATGCAGCTCTTCGGTGATCTGTGCGTCGGCGGCCGAGGGTTCCGGGTCGCCGGAGGGGTGGTTATGGCTGAGGATGACCGCGGCGGCGTTGTGCAGCAGGGCTCTGCGGACCACTTCGCGGGGGTAGACCGGGGCTGCGTTGATGGTGCCGGCGAACAGTTCCTCGCAGGCGATCAGGCGGTGGCGGTTGTCCAGGAACAGGACCACGAACAGCTCCCGGGCCTGCCCGCGCAGACGGTGCTGCAGGTAGCGGCCGACGGTCACGGGATTGTTGCCGACCGCTTCGCCCTGCTGCAGTTCAGCGGCCAGGTAGCGGTGGGCCAGTTCCAGCCCTGCGGCCAGCGTGCAGCTGCGCGCCGGCCCCAACCCAGGCAGTTTCGACAGTTCGCGGGCGGGGCGGTCCAGCAGCACCCGCAATGGACCGTGGGCGAGCAACAGGTCGCGCGCGGTCTGTACGGCGTCCCGGCCGCCAATGCCGGAACCCAGGAACAGGGCCAGCAGTTCGGCGTCGGACAGTGACGTGGGCCCCCGGGCCAGCAGCTTCTCGCGGGGGCGCTCTTCTTCGGGCCATTCATGGATGGGCATGGTGCCCATCATGGCGATCATCGCCGACCGCTCCCATAAGCGCTTGCCGTACCCGTGGGTCGGCCAAGTCCTCAATCGCGCCGGGTCTGCAGGTAGTCGTACAGCTCCTGGTTGTTCTGCAGGCCCAGCTTGCGCATGGCTTCGGCCTTCTGCCGGCTGATCGTCTTCGGGCTGCGCCCGCTGCGGTCGGCGATGGCATTGATGTTCAGGCCGTCGGTCAGCAGTTGCAGCACTTCCAGTTCGCGTGTCGACAACGCGGCCGGTGGATGCGGGAACAGCAGATCGCGGGCCTGCAGGTGGCGCCGCAGCTGATCGGAAACGAATATCTGCCCTGCCATGGCGGCATGCAGGGCCTGCGGCAACTCGGCGAAGTCGGCGCTCTTGTCGACCAGGCCGTGTACGCCATCGCGTAGCAGGCCATCGAGCAACCCCGGGTGCCTGGCCCCGGTCAGCACCACCACGGGAAGTTCGGGATGGCGTTGGCGCAGCACGGCCAGCAGTGCGGGACCGTCCGGGCCCGGGCCGGGCATGGACAGGTCGGTGAGTACGGCATGGCAGGGCTGCTGTATCAGCAGCTGCAGCAGTCCAGCACCGTCGGCAGCGGCACCGGCCACGTCCATCTGGTGACGCTCGAGCACGATTCGGATGCCGTGCAGGACGACCGGATGGTCGTCGGCAATGATGATGCGCGGTTGCACGGGGAACTCCTGGGAAATCGAACGGCACACCTGGGTGGCCAGCGATGATTCTGCAAAGCGGGGACGCGAAGAGGTATAGGAAAGTTCCGAATCGGCATGCAGCAAACCCGGAAAACTCCCTGGGGGCTGTCCATGTGCTGATAGCCGCCCGCTATGTGCCGCGTGCACCGGGAGGTTGCTGGCCTTCGGGTAAGCTAACGCCCTCGTTTGCACAGGAATTCCAGGTGGCTGATTCTCCCAACGCTTCCCCGACGCGGATCCGCGCGCTGGAAGGCCAGAAACTGCTCTTGTGTGTCGGCGGCGGGATCGCGGCCTACAAGGCCCTGGAACTGGTTCGACGCCTGCGTGATGCCGGTGCGCTGGTACAGGTGGCGATGACGGCCGGCGCCCAGCAGTTCGTCACACCACTCAGCTTCCAGGCCCTTTCCGGCCAGCCGACCCGCACCACGTTGTGGGACAGCGCGGCCGAACAGGCCATGGGCCACATTGAACTGGCACGCTGGGCCGATCGCATCGTGATCGCGCCGGGCACCGCCGACCTGCTGGCACGCCTGGCCCAGGGCCACGCCGACGACCTGGTCAGCACCCTGTGCCTGGCCAGCACCGCGCCGCTGACCGTGTGCCCGGCGATGAACCATCGGATGTGGCTGCATCCGGCCACCCAGGCCAATATCGCCCTGCTGCGCCAGCGTGGCGCGCAGGTGATCGGTCCGGTCGATGGGCCGCTGGCCGAAGGCGAATCCGGCCCCGGCCGTCTGGCCGAGCCGGGCGACATCGTCGCCGCCCTGGCCGCCAACGGCACTGCTGCCGCAGCCGCTGCGGCGCCGGAAACGCATGCGCTGCAGGGTCTGCGCCTGCTGATCAGCGCCGGCCCGACCTATGAAGACATCGATCCGGTGCGTTACGTGGGCAACCGCAGCAGCGGCAAGATGGGGTACGCGCTGGCCGCCGCTGCCGCCGGGCTCGGTGCCCAGGTGGTGCTGGTCAGTGGCCCGGTGCAGCTGCCGACGCCGCCCGGCGTGCAGCGCATCGATGTGCGCTCTGCGGCGCAGATGCGCGAGGCGGTACTGAATGCGCTGCCGGCCGACATCTACATCGGCGCTGCTGCCGTTTCCGATTACACCCCGCGCCAGGTGGCCGCGCAGAAGCTGAAGAAGACTGCCGACAGCCAGTCGCTGGTGATCGAGCTGATGCGCACCCCGGACATCCTGGCCGAGGTTGCCGCGCAGACGCAGTCGTTGAAGCTGGTGGTCGGCTTTGCCGCCGAGACCCACGATGTGGAGAAATATGCGCGCGGCAAGCTGGTCGACAAGCGCCTGGACCTGGTGATCGCCAACCAGGTGGGTATCAGCGGCGGTGGTTTCGAAAGCGACAACAATGCCGCCACGGCCTTCTGGCAGGATGGCGAACAGGTATTCCCGGCTACTTCCAAGCGTGAGCTGGCCGAACAACTGCTGGCGCTGATCGCGCGGAGACTCCAGGCATGACCCAGGCAAGCAACACCCACGGATTCACCCCACAACCGTTGCAGGTCAAGCTGCTCGACCCGCGCTTCGGTGACAGCTGGCCGCTGCCGGCCTATGCCACCGAAGCCAGCGCCGGCATGGATCTGCGCGCGGCGCTGGAAACCGCGCTGACCCTGCAGCCGGGCGATACCGCACTGGTCCCCAGCGGGCTGGCCATCCATATCGCCGACCCGCATCTGTGTGCGGTGATCCTGCCGCGTTCGGGCCTGGGCCACCGCCATGGCATCGTGCTCGGCAACGGCACCGGCCTGATCGACGCCGACTACCAGGGGCCGCTGCTGATCAGTGTCTGGAACCGTGGCCGCGAGGCCTTCACCATCGAGCCGGGCGATCGCATCGCGCAGCTGGTGGTCGTGCCGATTGCCCGCGTCAGCCTGCAGGTGGTGGATACTTTCACCGACAGCGTGCGGGGAACGGGTGGATTCGGCCATACCGGGGTGCGTTGACAGGGGACATCGATGAGCGGCATCGGGGAAGCACAGCGGGGAAAGTCGTTGGGACGGAGCGCGCCATTGCTGGGTGTGCTGCTGGTACTGCTGGCCGCGTGGTTCGGCTGGAGCGCGGTACAGCAGTGGCGGCAGGCAGCCAGCGGGGACGCGCTGGAACAGGCGCGCGACCAGGCCGTGCAAGGGCTGCAGCAGGCCGCCTCCGGCCAGTTGCAGCAGCTGCAGCAGCAGTTGAAGGGCGACCGCGTCCAGCAGGCGCTGCAGGCGGGTGATGCCGCCGGCGCCGCGCTGGCGCTGCGGGAAAGCTGGACCGGCGTCGAGCAGGTGGAGGTGCTGGGCGCTGACCTGGCCGCGGGCTACGCAGATGCGGCCACCTTTGGATATGCACGCCTGGCCCTGCTGGAATCGGCGCTGGCCGATGGCAAGGCAACCCTGCGCGTGGTCCGCGATGGCGGCGGCAACCGCCTGGGTCTGGCCGCGCCGGTACAGCTGGCCGGTGTGGGACCGGCGGTGGTGTATGTGCGCCAGCCGCTGCTGCGGTTGACCGCGCCGCTGGACCAGGTGCGCGCCCCCGGCAACGGCTTCCTGGCGCTGCGCCAGGGAACGCACAACATCGTGGTGCAGGGCGATACCGGCCTGTCCGAGAGCGCCGAGGCAATGGCGCGCCCGGTGGCCGGAACCACGCTGCGACTGGCCGCCGGGGTACCCAATGTGGAACCCGGCCCACTGGGACTGGGAGCCCTGGCCAGCGCGATTGTCGCCCTGCTGCTGGCCTTCATCGCGGTACTGCTGGTGGTAGGCCGTGGCCGACTGCCGAAGTCACTGCCGCTGCCCAGCCGGCGCAGCGCGGTGGCCGACGCCGATCACGGCCCGACCCTGCGTGAAAGCCTGCAGATGGTGCCGCCGACGGTACCCGGCCAGGCGGTGGCCGAGGCTGCGCCGCCTCCGCCGCCACCGGTTCCCGCCGAGGAACTGGCTGCGGGCATCTTCCGCGCCTACGACATCCGCGGCGTGGTCGGCAGCGAACTGACGGCGCGCACCGCCGCGCTGATCGGCCAGGCCATCGGCACCGTCGCCCTCGAGCAGGGCCTGCGCGAGGTGGTGATCGGCCGCGATGGCCGCCTGTCCGGTCCGGAACTGTCGGCGGGGCTGGCCGAAGGCCTGCGGCGTGCCGGCTGTGCGGTGATCGATATCGGCCTGGCTCCGACCCCGGTCGTGTATTTCGCCGCCTTCCACCTGCGCACCGGTACCTGTGTTGCGGTCACCGGCAGCCACAACCCGCCGGACTACAACGGTTTCAAGATCGTCATCGGTGGTGAAACCCTGTCCGGCGATGCGATCACCGACCTTTACCAGCGCATTGTCGAAGGCCGCCTGGTGCAGGCGGCGGAACCGGGTGACTACCAGCAGCGCGAGGTCAGCGCCGACTACATCCAGCGTATTGCCGATGACGTGCAGCTGGACCGCCCGCTGAAGGTGGTTACCGATGCGGGCAACGGCGTGGCCGGTGCCTTCGCGCCGCAGCTGCTGGAAGCGATCGGCGCCGAAGTCATTCCGTTGTACTGCGATGTCGACGGCACCTTCCCCAACCACCACCCCGATCCCAGCGAACCGGCCAACCTGGAAGACCTGGTGCAGACGGTCAAGCGCTTCGGCGCCGACCTCGGCGTGGCGTTCGATGGTGATGGCGATCGCCTTGGCGTGGTCACCGGTGAAGGCAAGATCATCTACGCCGACCGTCTGCTGATGCTGTTCGCCGCCGACGTGCTGATGCGCAATCCGGGCGCGATGGTGATCTACGACGTGAAGTGCACCGGCAAGTTGTCCGATCACGTGCTGCGCAATGGTGGCAGCCCGTTGATGTGGAAGACCGGGCACTCGCTGATGAAGGCGAAGATGCGCGAGACCGACGCCGAACTGGCGGGCGAGATGAGCGGCCACTTCTTCTTCAAGGAGCGCTGGTTCGGCTTCGACGATGGCCTGTACGCCGCTGCACGCCTGCTGGAGATCCTGGCCCAGCGCGAAGAAACGCCGGACGAAGTGCTGGCCGAACTGCCGGAAATGGTGGCGACGCCGGAGCTGAAGGTGCCAGTGGCCGAGGGAACCCCGCATGCGTTGGTGGCGATGCTGGTGGCTGCTGCGCAGTCGCCGGACAACCCGTATGTCGGCGGTCGCCTGTCGACCATCGACGGCCTGCGGGTGGACTTCGCCGACGGCTGGGGCTTGGTGCGCGCGTCCAATACCACGCCGGTGCTGGTGCTGCGCTTCGAAGGCAACGACGAAGCGGCACTGGAACGCATCCAGGCATTGTTCCGCAGCCAGCTGCAGCCGGTGCTGGGCGACACCCCGCTGGGCTTCTGAGGTGCTGCCCGGCACACCCTGCTCGGCTGCTCTTGGTAGGTGTCGACCTTGGTCGACACGGTAGATCCACGCCATGCGTGGATGCTCTTCAATGGATGTCCATCCACGCATGGCGTGGATCTACTTGTCTGGTGGGTGCCGACCGTTGGTCGGCACACCTCACCCCTTGAACCGCAACCCCACACCGGGCTCGGTGAACAGGTAGCGTGAATCC contains:
- a CDS encoding SPOR domain-containing protein: MAARRGKTQARRNSSQGTPGWVWLVAGVAIAAVVFLAAPNLFKGEGDGFLRAGPQPNPNAQPAPVADGESDVGTQPAAQPATPKPAEPEKPAATQYDFYTLLPGKEVEMSDAELAASARAEDQRRAKAEAQRAQAALEGKPVPAVAAAAPAATASVASTAPVTATSRPLPTPVSERPTAATPAAGTTAPASTVAAAPAARSEAAPAAASAAAAPAPADNARYILQAGAFGASGDAEATKAKLAMMGLAARVESAQINGKTVYRVRMGPYGSAGELSEAKQKLDGTGLQAMAIKAQ
- the argS gene encoding arginine--tRNA ligase; the encoded protein is MKNLLRALISQGIEALRANGTLPVDSLPPDFVVERPKTRDHGDFATNAAMLLAKAARSNPRAVAQALVEALPRSEDVSKVEIAGPGFINFHLAPAAYQREAVTVIKEGADYGRNLSGNGRTVGVEYVSANPTGPLHVGHGRAAAIGDCVARVLDANGWNAKREFYYNDAGVQIENLALSTQARVKGIVPDQEGWPEGGYRGDYIADVARAYMSGASVDLEGTLVVGAKDPDDMQAIRRFAVAYLRNEQNLDLAAFGVDFDIYFLESSLYADGKVAEAVAKLQASGHTYEEGGALWLRSTDFGDDKDRVMRKSDGTFTYFVPDVAYHLSKWQRGYERAITELGADHHGSLARVRAGLQAMEVGIPQGWPEYVLHQMVTVMRGGEEVKLSKRAGSYFTLRDLIEEAGRDATRWFLIARKPDSQLTFDIDLARQQSNDNPVFYVQYAHARVCSLLRQAQEKGLVYEQGTGLSNLGRLDDDASLALMNEISRYPEVVEAAGVALEPHLVAQYLRELAHAFHTWYHGTPVLVDDATDRNAKLTLACAARQVLANGLDLLGVSAPEKM
- the radC gene encoding RadC family protein, with translation MPIHEWPEEERPREKLLARGPTSLSDAELLALFLGSGIGGRDAVQTARDLLLAHGPLRVLLDRPARELSKLPGLGPARSCTLAAGLELAHRYLAAELQQGEAVGNNPVTVGRYLQHRLRGQARELFVVLFLDNRHRLIACEELFAGTINAAPVYPREVVRRALLHNAAAVILSHNHPSGDPEPSAADAQITEELHRALALVDIRLLDHFVVGEGRPVSFAERGLLPPLQARLVG
- a CDS encoding response regulator transcription factor, giving the protein MQPRIIIADDHPVVLHGIRIVLERHQMDVAGAAADGAGLLQLLIQQPCHAVLTDLSMPGPGPDGPALLAVLRQRHPELPVVVLTGARHPGLLDGLLRDGVHGLVDKSADFAELPQALHAAMAGQIFVSDQLRRHLQARDLLFPHPPAALSTRELEVLQLLTDGLNINAIADRSGRSPKTISRQKAEAMRKLGLQNNQELYDYLQTRRD
- the coaBC gene encoding bifunctional phosphopantothenoylcysteine decarboxylase/phosphopantothenate--cysteine ligase CoaBC codes for the protein MADSPNASPTRIRALEGQKLLLCVGGGIAAYKALELVRRLRDAGALVQVAMTAGAQQFVTPLSFQALSGQPTRTTLWDSAAEQAMGHIELARWADRIVIAPGTADLLARLAQGHADDLVSTLCLASTAPLTVCPAMNHRMWLHPATQANIALLRQRGAQVIGPVDGPLAEGESGPGRLAEPGDIVAALAANGTAAAAAAAPETHALQGLRLLISAGPTYEDIDPVRYVGNRSSGKMGYALAAAAAGLGAQVVLVSGPVQLPTPPGVQRIDVRSAAQMREAVLNALPADIYIGAAAVSDYTPRQVAAQKLKKTADSQSLVIELMRTPDILAEVAAQTQSLKLVVGFAAETHDVEKYARGKLVDKRLDLVIANQVGISGGGFESDNNAATAFWQDGEQVFPATSKRELAEQLLALIARRLQA
- the dut gene encoding dUTP diphosphatase; this encodes MTQASNTHGFTPQPLQVKLLDPRFGDSWPLPAYATEASAGMDLRAALETALTLQPGDTALVPSGLAIHIADPHLCAVILPRSGLGHRHGIVLGNGTGLIDADYQGPLLISVWNRGREAFTIEPGDRIAQLVVVPIARVSLQVVDTFTDSVRGTGGFGHTGVR
- a CDS encoding phosphomannomutase/phosphoglucomutase, with the translated sequence MSGIGEAQRGKSLGRSAPLLGVLLVLLAAWFGWSAVQQWRQAASGDALEQARDQAVQGLQQAASGQLQQLQQQLKGDRVQQALQAGDAAGAALALRESWTGVEQVEVLGADLAAGYADAATFGYARLALLESALADGKATLRVVRDGGGNRLGLAAPVQLAGVGPAVVYVRQPLLRLTAPLDQVRAPGNGFLALRQGTHNIVVQGDTGLSESAEAMARPVAGTTLRLAAGVPNVEPGPLGLGALASAIVALLLAFIAVLLVVGRGRLPKSLPLPSRRSAVADADHGPTLRESLQMVPPTVPGQAVAEAAPPPPPPVPAEELAAGIFRAYDIRGVVGSELTARTAALIGQAIGTVALEQGLREVVIGRDGRLSGPELSAGLAEGLRRAGCAVIDIGLAPTPVVYFAAFHLRTGTCVAVTGSHNPPDYNGFKIVIGGETLSGDAITDLYQRIVEGRLVQAAEPGDYQQREVSADYIQRIADDVQLDRPLKVVTDAGNGVAGAFAPQLLEAIGAEVIPLYCDVDGTFPNHHPDPSEPANLEDLVQTVKRFGADLGVAFDGDGDRLGVVTGEGKIIYADRLLMLFAADVLMRNPGAMVIYDVKCTGKLSDHVLRNGGSPLMWKTGHSLMKAKMRETDAELAGEMSGHFFFKERWFGFDDGLYAAARLLEILAQREETPDEVLAELPEMVATPELKVPVAEGTPHALVAMLVAAAQSPDNPYVGGRLSTIDGLRVDFADGWGLVRASNTTPVLVLRFEGNDEAALERIQALFRSQLQPVLGDTPLGF